Proteins encoded by one window of Chondromyces crocatus:
- a CDS encoding cation-translocating P-type ATPase encodes MSENESLGARKVGTARDVATDPSVNTTGSARGALTSGALPVHAEDVGVFLERLAVSSTDGMSEEEARRRLAEHGPNRLPDPPKKSALLKLIQQFANPLVLTLLAAAVIAVVVGITAGHEESFLSRFGDAIAILLIVILNAFLGYYQEQRAEAALEALQKLSAPNARVRREGRSVIIAAETVVPGDILELEAGDAVAADARLVQTIDLATEEAALTGESAAAGKDALAVVTADAPLGDRLTMVFTGTSVVRGKARAVVTSTGPKTELGKIGEMIRSVEEQKTPLEERLDKFGSIILKVCLALSVVLLGWGLLRGGRPLHELLLEAVSLAVAAIPEGLPAITTITLALGMQRMARRGAIVRKLPAVETLGAATIIASDKTGTLTQNEMTVRKVFAGGRRYIVTGEGYDPSGEIQDDQGKDVADTLPAPLSYLMATVALCNNAHLEQSEEKRWVVVGDPTEGALLTLSAKGHLPRESVAPSHSFVHELPFDSDRKRMTVITRDDRGREIAHVKGSIDTLLPRCVKYSTDTGVRALEEADRVAITEEANALSAKALRVLAVCRRVQVSKDEADVERELTFLGLVAMMDPPRAGVTEAVATCKKAGVRAVMITGDHRLTATAIAQEIGLWEEGDETISGAELAAMDDAELAKRIMSLRVFARTTAEQKLRIVRAFKARGHVVAMTGDGVNDAPALREAHIGVAMGRGGTDVARQAADLVLADDNFATIVDAVREGRTIYRNIQKFIFFLLSSNMGLLVAVFFVSFFGKWPPLTPLMILWINLVTNGLPALALGIDPPDPHLMREGPRSPDEGLLQARDYLGIAYVGGVMGLCAILLYGMSPQDEQSLLGARALAFSLLALSPLFHAWSCRSPRLSLFSSRPLISLPLLLSVLASAAIHLVALLVPALRPVFRTYELSPDEWMILLGLAVLIIPAVEIAKFVYRRLYPAAPTELSGPPSLPAGSAAKAPRA; translated from the coding sequence ATGAGCGAAAATGAGTCCTTGGGCGCGCGGAAGGTGGGAACCGCGCGCGACGTCGCCACCGATCCATCCGTCAACACGACCGGGAGCGCCAGAGGAGCGCTGACGAGCGGAGCGCTTCCGGTCCACGCCGAGGACGTCGGCGTCTTCCTGGAGCGGCTCGCCGTCAGCTCCACCGACGGGATGTCGGAGGAGGAGGCACGACGGCGCCTGGCCGAGCACGGGCCGAATCGGCTGCCCGATCCTCCGAAGAAGAGCGCGCTCCTCAAGCTGATCCAGCAGTTCGCCAACCCGCTCGTGCTCACGCTGCTCGCGGCCGCGGTGATCGCGGTCGTCGTGGGGATCACCGCGGGGCACGAAGAGAGCTTCCTCAGCCGGTTCGGCGATGCGATCGCCATCCTGCTGATCGTCATCCTCAACGCCTTCCTGGGCTACTACCAGGAGCAGCGGGCCGAGGCCGCGCTGGAGGCGCTGCAGAAGCTGAGCGCGCCGAACGCCAGGGTGCGCCGCGAAGGGCGCTCGGTCATCATCGCCGCCGAGACGGTCGTCCCGGGAGACATCCTGGAGCTGGAGGCGGGCGATGCCGTCGCGGCAGACGCGCGCCTGGTGCAGACGATCGATCTCGCGACCGAGGAGGCGGCGCTGACGGGAGAGAGCGCGGCGGCCGGAAAGGACGCGCTCGCGGTGGTGACGGCCGACGCACCGCTCGGGGATCGTCTCACCATGGTGTTCACCGGGACGTCCGTGGTCCGCGGCAAGGCGCGCGCGGTGGTGACGTCGACCGGGCCGAAGACGGAACTCGGGAAGATCGGCGAGATGATCCGCTCCGTCGAGGAGCAGAAGACGCCGCTGGAGGAACGGCTCGACAAGTTCGGGTCCATCATCCTGAAGGTCTGCCTGGCGCTGTCGGTGGTGCTGCTCGGCTGGGGGTTGCTCCGGGGTGGGCGGCCGCTGCACGAGCTGCTGCTGGAAGCGGTGAGCCTGGCGGTGGCCGCGATCCCGGAGGGGCTGCCCGCGATCACCACCATCACGCTCGCGCTGGGGATGCAGCGCATGGCGCGACGGGGTGCGATCGTCCGGAAGCTCCCCGCCGTCGAGACGCTCGGGGCCGCGACCATCATCGCGTCGGACAAGACCGGCACGCTGACGCAGAACGAGATGACGGTGCGCAAGGTGTTCGCCGGTGGGCGGCGCTACATCGTCACGGGTGAGGGCTATGATCCCTCGGGCGAGATCCAGGACGATCAGGGGAAGGACGTCGCCGACACCCTGCCGGCGCCCCTCAGCTACCTGATGGCCACGGTGGCGCTCTGCAACAACGCGCACCTCGAGCAGTCGGAGGAGAAGCGCTGGGTGGTGGTGGGGGATCCGACCGAGGGGGCGCTGCTCACCCTCTCCGCCAAGGGGCACCTGCCCCGGGAGTCGGTCGCGCCCTCGCACAGCTTCGTGCACGAGCTGCCGTTCGACAGCGACCGCAAGCGGATGACGGTCATCACGCGCGACGATCGGGGGCGCGAGATCGCTCACGTGAAGGGGAGCATCGACACGCTGCTCCCGCGCTGCGTGAAGTACTCGACGGACACCGGGGTGCGCGCGCTGGAGGAGGCCGACCGGGTGGCGATCACCGAGGAGGCCAACGCGCTGAGCGCGAAGGCGCTCCGGGTGCTGGCGGTGTGCCGGCGGGTGCAGGTGAGCAAGGACGAGGCGGACGTCGAGCGAGAGCTGACGTTCCTCGGGCTGGTGGCGATGATGGATCCGCCCCGCGCCGGTGTGACGGAGGCCGTCGCGACCTGCAAGAAAGCGGGGGTTCGCGCGGTGATGATCACCGGGGATCATCGGCTCACGGCGACGGCGATCGCGCAGGAGATCGGGCTCTGGGAGGAGGGCGACGAGACGATCAGCGGCGCGGAACTGGCGGCGATGGACGATGCGGAGCTGGCCAAGCGGATCATGAGCCTGCGCGTGTTCGCCAGGACGACCGCGGAGCAGAAGCTGCGCATCGTGCGGGCCTTCAAGGCGCGGGGCCACGTGGTGGCGATGACGGGCGACGGGGTGAACGACGCGCCCGCCCTGCGCGAGGCGCACATCGGGGTGGCGATGGGGCGCGGCGGGACGGACGTCGCCCGGCAAGCTGCGGATCTCGTGCTGGCCGACGACAACTTCGCGACCATCGTCGATGCGGTGCGCGAGGGACGCACGATCTACCGCAACATCCAGAAGTTCATCTTCTTCTTGCTGTCGTCGAACATGGGCCTGCTCGTGGCCGTGTTCTTCGTGTCGTTCTTCGGGAAGTGGCCGCCGCTCACGCCGCTGATGATCCTCTGGATCAACCTGGTGACGAACGGGCTGCCCGCCCTGGCGCTCGGGATCGATCCTCCGGATCCGCACCTGATGCGCGAGGGGCCGCGATCCCCGGACGAGGGGCTGCTCCAGGCGCGTGACTACCTGGGGATCGCCTACGTCGGCGGTGTGATGGGACTCTGCGCGATCCTGCTCTACGGGATGTCACCGCAAGACGAGCAGTCGCTGCTCGGGGCACGGGCGCTGGCGTTCTCGCTCCTCGCGCTCTCGCCCCTGTTCCATGCCTGGAGCTGCCGCAGTCCGCGGCTGTCGCTCTTCTCGTCACGACCGCTGATCAGCCTGCCGCTGCTCCTCTCGGTGCTGGCGAGCGCAGCGATCCACCTGGTGGCGCTGCTGGTGCCGGCGCTCCGGCCCGTGTTCCGCACCTACGAGCTGTCCCCCGACGAGTGGATGATTCTGCTGGGCCTGGCGGTGCTGATCATCCCTGCCGTGGAGATCGCAAAGTTCGTGTACAGGCGGCTCTATCCAGCAGCGCCCACGGAGCTGAGCGGCCCTCCCTCGCTGCCCGCCGGGAGCGCCGCAAAGGCGCCCCGGGCCTGA
- a CDS encoding PspA/IM30 family protein: MGIFARLATLIKSNLNDLISRSEDPEKMLNQVVIDMANQLIEAKKQVAVAIADEKRLAKQAEQEAANAAEWERRAMLAIKAGDDNLAKEALNRKKEHDQLATSYKDQWQKQKQAVDQLKTALRLLNNKIEEAKRKKNVLIARKKRAEAQKAIQETMSGLQNASAFETFERMSAKIDQIEAEAEATTELAEEYSGDTLAHRFGQLEATAGADDALLELKRKMGMAPPAEVAPQPTQPVQMRVAGTSAPTAIPQHEQDELAAAIAELEAEEQREQARLKR, encoded by the coding sequence ATGGGAATTTTTGCCCGACTCGCGACCCTCATCAAGTCGAACCTGAATGACCTGATCAGCCGCTCGGAGGACCCCGAGAAGATGCTGAACCAGGTCGTCATCGACATGGCCAACCAGCTCATCGAGGCGAAAAAACAGGTCGCCGTCGCCATCGCCGACGAGAAGCGCCTGGCGAAGCAGGCCGAGCAGGAAGCCGCGAACGCCGCCGAATGGGAGCGCCGCGCGATGCTCGCCATCAAGGCCGGCGACGACAACCTCGCGAAGGAAGCGCTCAATCGCAAGAAGGAGCACGATCAGCTCGCCACCTCCTACAAGGATCAGTGGCAGAAGCAGAAGCAGGCCGTCGATCAGCTGAAGACGGCGCTGCGCCTCCTGAACAACAAGATCGAGGAGGCCAAGCGGAAGAAGAACGTGCTCATCGCCCGGAAGAAGCGGGCGGAGGCGCAGAAGGCGATCCAGGAGACCATGAGCGGGCTCCAGAACGCCTCGGCCTTCGAGACGTTCGAGCGGATGTCCGCGAAGATCGATCAGATCGAGGCCGAGGCCGAGGCGACCACCGAGCTGGCCGAGGAGTACTCGGGGGACACGCTCGCCCACCGGTTCGGACAGCTCGAGGCGACCGCTGGCGCGGACGACGCGCTGCTGGAGCTGAAGCGCAAGATGGGGATGGCTCCGCCCGCCGAGGTGGCGCCCCAACCGACGCAGCCCGTGCAGATGCGCGTGGCCGGGACGTCGGCCCCCACCGCCATCCCGCAACACGAGCAGGATGAGCTGGCCGCCGCGATCGCCGAGCTCGAAGCGGAAGAGCAGCGCGAGCAGGCTCGACTGAAGCGCTGA
- a CDS encoding serine/threonine-protein kinase — protein MAIHPGDVLAGYRVTRLLGRGGMGEVWAAQNDDGQQVAIKVLLARAAMKPELVKRFEREARIASAIKSPYVCQLLDVGTTPDGAHLLVFEYLEGETLADRLKREQYLPLSEVGPIIDDVLQGLVAAHAAGVIHRDLKPGNIYVERTGAADPAERAKILDFGISKLTRREKEEPTLTAFDATLGSFAYMAPEQVRGAARADERADIYAVGAVAFRALSGRLPFESATAAALVAMKLDRDAPSLAAVTGEKWPTGIERFVERALDRRRERRFATAAEALTSWRAIQPENITRSRRTSKAAKPQHVDISLPIDDEATIVDGPPTMTIDGSFVGNAFEDETPPEVSEKQLKTERR, from the coding sequence GTGGCGATCCACCCCGGGGACGTACTTGCTGGCTACCGCGTTACCCGCCTGCTCGGACGAGGCGGCATGGGCGAGGTGTGGGCAGCGCAAAACGATGACGGCCAGCAGGTCGCCATCAAGGTCTTGCTCGCGCGCGCCGCGATGAAGCCGGAGCTGGTCAAGCGCTTCGAGCGCGAAGCGCGCATCGCATCCGCGATCAAGAGCCCTTACGTGTGCCAGCTCCTCGACGTGGGGACGACGCCGGACGGCGCGCACCTCCTCGTGTTCGAGTACCTCGAAGGCGAGACGCTCGCCGATCGCCTCAAGCGGGAGCAGTACCTCCCCTTGAGCGAGGTCGGCCCCATCATCGACGACGTCTTGCAAGGGCTCGTCGCGGCGCACGCTGCCGGCGTGATCCACCGCGATCTGAAGCCTGGCAACATCTACGTCGAGCGCACCGGGGCGGCCGACCCGGCCGAGCGCGCCAAGATCCTCGACTTCGGCATCTCCAAGCTCACCCGCCGCGAGAAGGAAGAGCCCACGCTCACCGCCTTCGACGCCACCCTCGGCTCCTTCGCGTACATGGCTCCCGAGCAGGTGCGAGGCGCCGCCCGTGCCGACGAACGCGCCGACATCTATGCCGTCGGCGCCGTCGCCTTTCGCGCCCTCTCGGGCCGGCTCCCTTTCGAGAGCGCGACCGCTGCGGCCCTCGTCGCCATGAAGCTCGACCGCGACGCCCCCTCGCTCGCGGCGGTCACCGGCGAGAAGTGGCCCACCGGCATCGAGCGCTTCGTGGAGCGCGCCCTCGACCGTCGCCGTGAGCGCCGCTTCGCCACGGCCGCCGAGGCGCTCACGAGCTGGAGAGCCATCCAGCCAGAAAACATCACCCGATCCCGGCGCACCTCGAAGGCTGCGAAGCCCCAGCACGTCGACATTTCTCTCCCCATCGACGACGAAGCGACGATCGTCGACGGCCCCCCGACCATGACCATCGACGGGTCCTTCGTGGGCAACGCGTTCGAGGACGAGACGCCGCCTGAAGTGTCCGAGAAGCAACTGAAGACGGAGAGGCGCTGA
- a CDS encoding sigma 54-interacting transcriptional regulator: MLEVTVGTKNRVEVRGGRIRVLKANARNPNWVDIGPEPIIVGRNAACQLVLEDGKVSAVHAEFVATEQGVRLRDLGSRNGTFIAGVRVADVFLMSNTKMRLGETEMQFEPVRPERITVSALPAFGPMVAQSPSMRTIFEKLSKVAPTDLTVLITGETGTGKELVAQAVHLASPRAKKPFVIVDCGSIPPTLAEATLFGHERGAFTGAVDKRLSPFLEADGGTIFLDELGELPIDVQPKLLRALAERRIKSVGGSSYREVDVRVLAATRRDLVRAVNTGAFRSDLYFRVAQVKVELPALRQRIEDIPVLVRKMLRDLGDESAYDRVTNETLERLMRHDWPGNVRELKNAVQVASALHVEGEEVDIASHLGSLAETPQASPTLGASSSSVSSGGSIPAATFKGRPFQEAKRDVLARFERDYFAALAEEAKGNVSEMARRAGMERAHVRAYLRRHEILSKGEPSEQE, encoded by the coding sequence GTGCTCGAGGTCACGGTAGGAACCAAGAACCGGGTCGAGGTCCGCGGGGGCCGCATCCGCGTGCTCAAGGCCAACGCCCGCAACCCCAACTGGGTGGACATCGGCCCGGAGCCGATCATCGTCGGCCGGAACGCCGCCTGTCAGCTCGTCCTCGAAGACGGCAAGGTCAGCGCCGTGCATGCCGAGTTCGTCGCCACCGAGCAAGGCGTCCGCCTCCGCGACCTCGGCAGCCGCAACGGCACCTTCATCGCAGGCGTGCGCGTCGCCGACGTCTTCCTCATGAGCAACACGAAGATGCGGCTCGGAGAGACCGAGATGCAGTTCGAGCCCGTGCGGCCCGAGCGCATCACCGTCTCGGCCCTCCCCGCCTTCGGCCCCATGGTCGCGCAGAGCCCCAGCATGCGCACCATCTTCGAGAAGCTCTCCAAGGTTGCGCCAACCGACCTCACCGTCCTCATCACCGGCGAGACCGGCACCGGCAAGGAGCTGGTCGCCCAGGCCGTCCACCTGGCGAGTCCTCGCGCCAAGAAGCCCTTCGTCATCGTCGACTGCGGCTCCATCCCGCCCACCCTCGCCGAGGCCACCCTCTTCGGCCACGAGCGGGGCGCCTTCACCGGCGCCGTCGACAAGCGCCTCTCCCCCTTCCTCGAAGCCGACGGCGGCACCATCTTCCTCGACGAGCTGGGCGAGCTGCCCATCGACGTCCAGCCCAAGCTCCTGCGCGCCCTCGCCGAGCGCCGCATCAAGAGCGTTGGCGGCTCCAGCTACCGCGAGGTCGACGTCCGCGTCCTCGCCGCCACCCGCCGCGACCTCGTCCGCGCCGTGAACACCGGCGCTTTCCGGAGCGATCTCTACTTCCGCGTCGCTCAGGTCAAGGTCGAGCTGCCCGCCTTGCGCCAGCGCATCGAGGACATCCCCGTCCTCGTCCGCAAGATGCTCCGCGACCTCGGCGACGAGAGCGCCTACGACCGCGTCACCAACGAGACCCTCGAACGCCTCATGCGGCACGACTGGCCGGGCAACGTCCGCGAGCTCAAGAACGCCGTGCAGGTCGCCTCGGCCCTCCACGTCGAAGGCGAAGAGGTCGACATCGCCTCGCACCTCGGCTCCCTCGCCGAGACCCCGCAAGCGAGCCCCACCCTCGGCGCGAGCAGCAGCAGCGTCTCGAGCGGCGGCAGCATCCCAGCCGCCACCTTCAAAGGCCGCCCGTTCCAGGAGGCCAAGCGCGACGTCCTCGCCCGCTTCGAGCGTGACTACTTCGCCGCCCTCGCCGAAGAGGCCAAGGGCAACGTCAGCGAGATGGCCCGCCGTGCCGGCATGGAACGCGCTCACGTCCGCGCCTACCTCCGCCGCCACGAGATCCTCTCCAAGGGCGAGCCCTCCGAGCAGGAGTGA
- the selB gene encoding selenocysteine-specific translation elongation factor, whose protein sequence is MRRFVLGTAGHVDHGKTTLVRALTGVDTDRLPEEKRRGITIELGFAPWRLGDDVEVSVIDVPGHRRLVHTMIAGAIGMQVVLLVVAADEGVMPQTREHVAACELLGIRRVLVAVTKCDRVEVELAQLAGEEARELLGARFEAEVVLCSARTGEGLEAVREGVRRALLGLPAPPRSGSPRLSVDRAFSVRGAGTVVTGTLVEGEVTVGQALYLVGEQGARATGARGLHVHDQAVSAAVAPTRLAINLAGVGLDELHRGDVITGEAHAAPTRLVDVLLRPGGELRHGMAAQLYVGTARSSVRVARLDRSAEESREEESREEENVAREEARPRLARLRLARPLVVFGGDRFVLRGSEVDAPSGAVLGGGTVLDAHPPRVRPRARRRAVLQALSEGSASTTVLQLIQEAAPRPLARAALAARFSLPLEDLVRALDKLVERGEVARLKSTGWIARPALLDLARAARAHVAAHHHGAPLDRGLPLETLRQRLRSSSSPEAAEEAIRLAASKHSALQGEPLVVEGDVVRSPSFTGATAATGGLGIVQQALVAAALKGLTEFQAGEVSGAPPREVKALLARLVRDGEAIHAGELWFSRGAVDGLRARVVAFFEEHAKMSVADFKALSGLGRRQTIMLLELFDREGITRRVGDDRVRAR, encoded by the coding sequence GTGCGGCGCTTCGTTCTGGGCACGGCCGGTCACGTGGACCACGGGAAGACCACGCTGGTCCGCGCGTTGACGGGGGTCGATACGGACCGGCTGCCCGAGGAGAAGCGGCGAGGGATCACGATCGAGCTGGGGTTCGCGCCGTGGCGGCTGGGGGATGACGTCGAGGTGAGCGTCATCGATGTGCCAGGGCACCGGCGGCTGGTGCACACGATGATCGCGGGGGCGATCGGGATGCAGGTGGTGCTGCTCGTGGTGGCCGCGGACGAGGGGGTGATGCCGCAGACGCGCGAGCATGTTGCGGCGTGCGAGCTGCTGGGGATCCGGCGCGTGCTGGTGGCGGTGACGAAGTGCGATCGGGTGGAGGTCGAGCTGGCACAGCTCGCCGGGGAGGAGGCGCGAGAGCTGCTGGGGGCGCGGTTCGAGGCGGAGGTGGTGCTCTGCTCGGCGCGCACGGGGGAAGGGCTCGAGGCGGTGCGGGAGGGGGTGCGGCGTGCGCTGCTGGGGCTCCCGGCGCCGCCGCGGTCGGGGTCGCCGCGGCTGAGCGTGGACCGGGCGTTCTCGGTGCGGGGGGCCGGGACGGTGGTGACGGGCACGCTGGTGGAGGGGGAAGTGACGGTGGGGCAGGCGCTGTACCTGGTGGGGGAGCAAGGGGCGCGAGCGACGGGGGCGCGGGGGCTGCATGTTCACGATCAGGCGGTGAGTGCTGCAGTGGCGCCGACGCGGCTCGCGATCAACCTGGCGGGAGTCGGTCTCGATGAGCTGCATCGGGGGGATGTGATCACGGGGGAGGCCCACGCGGCGCCGACGCGGCTCGTCGATGTCCTGCTCCGCCCCGGGGGGGAGCTGCGGCACGGGATGGCCGCACAGCTCTACGTGGGGACGGCCCGGAGCAGCGTGCGCGTTGCGCGCCTCGATCGGAGCGCCGAGGAGAGCCGCGAGGAGGAGAGCCGCGAGGAGGAGAACGTGGCCCGCGAGGAGGCCCGGCCGCGTCTGGCTCGCCTTCGCCTCGCACGGCCTCTGGTGGTGTTCGGTGGGGACAGGTTCGTTCTCCGGGGCTCCGAGGTCGATGCGCCGTCGGGCGCGGTGCTGGGGGGAGGTACGGTGCTCGATGCGCACCCGCCGCGTGTGCGGCCGCGCGCGCGCCGTCGGGCCGTGCTCCAGGCGCTGTCGGAAGGTTCTGCGAGCACGACCGTGCTCCAGCTCATCCAGGAAGCGGCGCCGAGGCCTCTCGCCCGCGCTGCGCTCGCCGCCCGCTTCTCGCTCCCTTTGGAGGATCTCGTGCGGGCGCTCGACAAGCTGGTGGAGCGTGGAGAGGTTGCTCGTCTCAAGTCCACGGGATGGATCGCTCGACCGGCACTCCTCGATCTGGCGCGCGCGGCGCGTGCCCACGTCGCAGCGCACCACCACGGGGCACCGCTCGATCGAGGGTTGCCGCTGGAGACGTTGCGCCAGCGGCTGCGTTCGTCGTCGAGCCCGGAGGCGGCCGAGGAGGCGATCCGGCTCGCGGCGTCGAAGCACTCGGCGCTGCAAGGGGAGCCGCTCGTGGTCGAGGGGGACGTGGTCCGCTCGCCGAGCTTCACCGGGGCGACGGCAGCGACGGGCGGGCTGGGGATCGTGCAGCAAGCGCTGGTCGCGGCGGCGCTCAAGGGGTTGACCGAGTTTCAGGCGGGAGAGGTTTCCGGGGCGCCGCCGCGCGAGGTGAAGGCGCTCCTCGCGCGGCTCGTGCGGGACGGTGAGGCCATCCACGCGGGGGAGCTGTGGTTCTCGCGGGGAGCCGTCGACGGGCTCCGGGCGCGGGTGGTCGCGTTCTTCGAGGAGCACGCGAAGATGAGCGTCGCCGACTTCAAGGCCCTGTCGGGGCTGGGCCGGAGGCAGACGATCATGCTGCTCGAGCTGTTCGATCGCGAGGGGATCACCCGTCGCGTGGGGGACGACCGGGTGCGCGCGCGCTGA
- a CDS encoding peptidylprolyl isomerase encodes MKCLALSLVLVAGALAGCESPTPEPKPEATPKPATTAAAATTAAAAPTPAAPTAAPQAKGPFPESTNPAMQEPKKASEKAPAKFKAKFETTAGDFEIECTRDWAPNGVDRFYNLVKIGYFDDVAFFRAVKTPRPFMVQFGIHGNPEVSKHWRSANLPPDEVKGSNTRGMVTFAMAGSPDTRSTQLYINFADNSNLDKMGFAPVCKVVEPGMDVVEKIYSGYGERPSGAQGTIQMQGNKFLREKFPELDYIKTARLSDGKGAAAAPAGTGDAPKAGAKPTGSPSLMSQD; translated from the coding sequence ATGAAGTGCCTCGCCCTTTCCCTGGTCCTCGTCGCCGGCGCGCTCGCCGGTTGTGAGTCTCCCACCCCCGAGCCCAAGCCCGAAGCGACGCCGAAGCCGGCGACGACGGCAGCGGCGGCGACCACGGCGGCCGCAGCGCCGACGCCCGCCGCGCCCACGGCAGCGCCTCAGGCGAAGGGGCCGTTCCCGGAGTCGACGAACCCGGCGATGCAGGAGCCGAAGAAGGCCAGCGAGAAGGCACCGGCGAAGTTCAAGGCGAAGTTCGAGACGACGGCCGGCGACTTCGAGATCGAGTGTACGCGCGACTGGGCGCCGAACGGGGTGGACCGGTTCTACAACCTGGTGAAGATCGGGTACTTCGACGATGTGGCGTTCTTCCGGGCGGTGAAGACGCCGCGGCCCTTCATGGTGCAGTTCGGCATCCACGGGAACCCGGAGGTGAGCAAGCACTGGCGCTCGGCGAACCTGCCGCCCGACGAGGTGAAGGGTTCGAACACGCGCGGGATGGTGACGTTCGCGATGGCGGGCAGCCCGGATACGCGGTCGACGCAGCTCTACATCAACTTCGCGGACAACAGCAACCTGGACAAGATGGGCTTCGCGCCGGTCTGCAAGGTGGTGGAGCCCGGGATGGATGTGGTCGAGAAGATCTACTCGGGCTACGGGGAGCGTCCGAGCGGTGCGCAGGGGACGATCCAGATGCAGGGGAACAAGTTCCTGCGCGAGAAGTTCCCGGAGCTGGACTACATCAAGACGGCGCGGCTGTCGGACGGGAAGGGCGCGGCGGCTGCCCCTGCCGGGACGGGCGATGCGCCGAAGGCCGGCGCGAAGCCGACGGGTTCGCCGAGCCTGATGTCGCAGGATTAG